A window of Nitrospirae bacterium YQR-1 genomic DNA:
ATATATAAAATGATGAAAATCCATATTGATTTTAGTATTGTTGATGAAAAAATAAACTTTTTATAGTGGAACAAAATGCATAGGTTTACTATAATCTGAAATTTCTCCTCTAAAACCACTTTTGGGGGGGAACTCGATTTTCTATATCGGATTTCGGGAATCGAGATTTAAGTTGATTTAGATCCATCAATTTTTAAGAATAACTTTTTTCTTTGAAGTAGAATATATGGGAAAGAAAATTATATTGTAAACCATGATTAAACTATAGGCAGTGTCCTGTTGTAAACAATATTTTATCCCGACTTTATCACTTCGAGCGTAGTAGAGAGTAAGAAACGGCAAGAAATAAGGGGGCGGAGATTAGGAGAATGTAGTGCCCTGCTTTTTAGCTTTTTCCTTTTATTTCAGCATGTTAGCTCTCTAAAGTGATAAAGTCAGGAAAAAACATAGAAACCTTTCTTCTCAGAATACAGCAAACCCTCTGCCGGAGTTAACTGCATAGGCATTTAAAACAATATACAAAAATCCTTAAACTAGAGCCGCAATAATTTTATCCCAGAGGCCTTTTGCTTTAAGTATTACCTCGCACACTTCACGCACCGCCCCGTTACCACCGGTACTTCCGGTAACGTAAGAGGAAACAGCCATGGCCTCCGCCGCCCCATCACAAACTGTTACACTAAATCCAACCCGCCTTAGCAACGGGATATCCACGATGTCATCCCCAACGTAGGCACACTCTTCATCCCTCAGGTTATATTTGGCTTTTAATTCCTCATACGGCTTAACCTTGTCCTTGCACTTTTGATAAACATCGTTGATTCCAAGCTCTTTTGCGCGCTTAAGGACAGCCTCTGAGACCCTGCCGGTAATTATTGCAACATGGCCAACCATCTCCCTGAAGAGAACTATTCCGTGACCGTCTCTGACATTAAAACTTTTTATTTCACGGCCGTCACCGTCAAACGTTATTTTACCGTCTGTAAGCACCCCGTCAACATCCAGAATAAGAAGTCTTACCGGCCTTGCTTTGTCTGAAATCGTTTCATACTCAGCGCTCATACTATTTTTCCTTTTTAACTCATAATCTTTAAAAAAGCAATGATGTATTGTAGCATTAATTATGCTCGGATAATGTATAATTGAGTGAGTAAAGCGGAGCATAAATCTTTGCATAAAAAAATACTAATAATAAAACCAGGCTCATATGGTGATGTGATTCATTCGCTGCCGTTTTTGCAAGCTCTAAGGGATACATATCCTGATTCGGAACTCCACTGGGTAATTGCCGGCTCACTTAAGGGTATGCTTGAGGGTCATCCAATGATAGACCGTATGTGGGTAATCGAAAAAGACACATGGAAAAATCCGTGGAAGGTGGCTGCTACCATTAATGAGCTGCGCACTCTGAGGACAAATCTGTCGGCTCAGAAATATACTCTCGTTGTGGACTTGCAGGGACTTTTGCGAAGCGGGCTCATTGCCCGGCTTAGTGGATGTAATAATGTAATTGGTTTTAAAGAGGCGCGGGAGGGCAGCCCGCTTTTTTATAACCATCTGGTTGAGGGCGGAAAGGACGTCCATGCAGTTGACAGATACCTCAAAGTGGCACATGCTATGGGTTGTGAAATTTCAAAAAAAGTGACCTTTCCGCTGTATTTTAGTAAAGAGCGTCCCGGGGTAATGGATGAACTTCCCACAGAGTATGCTGTAACTGTGCCCGGGGCAAGATGGATAACAAAGCGATGGCCTGCATCACATTTCGGCAGGCTCTCGGCACTGCTGCCTGTTGCCACTGTAATATTAGGCTCAACCGGAGACATACCGGCGGCTGAGGAGATTGTAAGCTCCTCTAAGGGTAAAGCCATTAGCCTTGCAGGAAAAACCAAACTTGCCGATATTCCGTGGATTATTTCACAAGCTAAATTTGTGGTATCAAACGACACAGGCCCAATGCATACAGCGGCGGCTTTAAACGTATGGGTTTACGCAATTATCGGCCCTACAGAGCCTAAAAGAACCG
This region includes:
- a CDS encoding HAD-IIIA family hydrolase, yielding MSAEYETISDKARPVRLLILDVDGVLTDGKITFDGDGREIKSFNVRDGHGIVLFREMVGHVAIITGRVSEAVLKRAKELGINDVYQKCKDKVKPYEELKAKYNLRDEECAYVGDDIVDIPLLRRVGFSVTVCDGAAEAMAVSSYVTGSTGGNGAVREVCEVILKAKGLWDKIIAALV
- the waaF gene encoding lipopolysaccharide heptosyltransferase II; the encoded protein is MHKKILIIKPGSYGDVIHSLPFLQALRDTYPDSELHWVIAGSLKGMLEGHPMIDRMWVIEKDTWKNPWKVAATINELRTLRTNLSAQKYTLVVDLQGLLRSGLIARLSGCNNVIGFKEAREGSPLFYNHLVEGGKDVHAVDRYLKVAHAMGCEISKKVTFPLYFSKERPGVMDELPTEYAVTVPGARWITKRWPASHFGRLSALLPVATVILGSTGDIPAAEEIVSSSKGKAISLAGKTKLADIPWIISQAKFVVSNDTGPMHTAAALNVWVYAIIGPTEPKRTGPYGTNSTVIRQTLSCMPCFKKKCNTIQCLRDLSFHTVYEIIAERESFRT